One Cuculus canorus isolate bCucCan1 chromosome 1, bCucCan1.pri, whole genome shotgun sequence DNA segment encodes these proteins:
- the SMPX gene encoding small muscular protein: MSKQPASHVKAIQANINIPMGAFRPGAGHPHKRKEFTPEEVEESVPASTEEEKDKKHLPGAKKLPGPAVNLSEIQNIKSELKFVPRAEQ, from the exons atgtcaaaacagcCAGCATCACATGTCAAAGCCATTCAG GCTAATATTAACATCCCAATGGGAGCATTTCGACCTGGTGCAGGCCACCctcataaaagaaaagaatttacaCCTGAAGAAGTGGAggag AGTGTTCCTGCTTcaacagaggaggagaaagacaagaaacatCTCCCAGGAGCTAAGAAACTTCCCGGTCCTGCTGTCAACTTGTCAGAGATTCAGAACATAAAGAGTGAGCTGAAATTTGTCCCCAGAGCTGAACAGTAG